The following nucleotide sequence is from Anaerohalosphaeraceae bacterium.
AAACAGATACGCTCCGCCGAACAGCGGGCCCCAAAAAATGTAACGGATGGTCCCGTCAACTCCTCTGAAAGACGGGAGGGAATACTCGCAGCAGGCAGTTCCAGCCCCGACGAATGAACCGACGGGGCTTCCATCCGCTCCAAAGACGGCCGTACCCGCTCCGTCATCAGCGGCTTGATTTGGGGCTTGGGAAAAGTCGGCTCCGGCATCCGCAGCCGGGCAGCCGTTTCCGATACCGAAAAACTTTCGCTCGCAGAGTCCGCCGTCCCGCCGCCGGAGGGGAAATGAACAAAGGCCAAAGCCCCCAGACAGACCGCATGAAGCGCCGCCGAAAGAAGCCAGCATCCCAGTCCACCCAACCGACCAGCGGCCCCAACGCTCTTTCCGGTTTTTTCACCCACCGTACCGCTCAATCCTCCACACGCACCAGCGACTGGCCGGCAAACAGAAGATTATACACCTCAATCACATCTCCGTTATGCAGACGAATACACCCCCGAGACGACTGGGTCCCGATCGTTTCCGGCTCTTTGGTCCCGTGAATCGCAAACCCGGTTCGCCCCTTCGCTTCGCCTTCCAGCCCCTCCAGACCAATCCATCGGGAGCCCAGCGGATAATCCGGGTCCGTCGCCACATACCGACGGCCTGTATCCGGGTCCGTCCAGGGCGGCTGAATCATCTTGTCATTCGGTTTAACCCGCCAAAGCCCCCGCGGCGTCTCATGGCCGGGCGTCCCCAGCCCTACCCGATAGGTTTTGATGTACTGATTTTGGAGAAACAAATCCATTGTGTACCGTTTGCGGCTGATGACTGCATGAAACGGACCCCGAATCACCTTAATCCGCTGACCCGCCTGAAGACTTTCCGCCCTGCGAATCCCGTTTATCTCCATCAAAATCTCATACGGAACCTTATAGGTATTGGCTATCCTGGTCAGCAAATCCCCCGGCTGGACCTGGTACCACTCGGTCAGAGTATCCCCTTCCAGCACTTCGCGGCTGAAGAGCCATCGGCCGGCCAGCAGAGACAGCTGACGCTTAATTTCATCCCGAAGCACCTCACTCATCGGTTTCTGGAGGGCCTCATTCAGAAAATCCCGAGCCGCTATAATTTTCCCGGTTTTTCGGGCCTCCACGGCCTTCTCAATCAAAGCTTGAATTTCCGGACTGGCGGCCTGTGCTACCGCAGCAGCCCCGACAGAACCGCCCGTTTCCGCCTGTTCGGGCTGCGGCTGCGGTTTCTCCGCCGGCGAAGAAGACGGCGCCGAAGCCGAAGAAGGGGCTGAAGACGGGGCAGATGGAATCTCTACCGCCGGCGGCTCCGGACGCGACGGGGCCGACGGGGCTATCTCCGACAAGGAAACCTTCGGGATTTCTCCCTCCGAAACCCCGGAGGCTGACGCCTTTTTCTTGCGGAGCTGAATCAGAATGACCAGCCCGGCAATCAAAAGCATCAGAACAATCGCAATCAGACGATTCCGGCGGGCAGCCTCGCTGCCCGTCCCATACGGTCGATATTTTCCTTTAGCCAAATGATTGTCCTCCCGATTGGGTTCGCTTCCG
It contains:
- a CDS encoding L,D-transpeptidase family protein codes for the protein MAKGKYRPYGTGSEAARRNRLIAIVLMLLIAGLVILIQLRKKKASASGVSEGEIPKVSLSEIAPSAPSRPEPPAVEIPSAPSSAPSSASAPSSSPAEKPQPQPEQAETGGSVGAAAVAQAASPEIQALIEKAVEARKTGKIIAARDFLNEALQKPMSEVLRDEIKRQLSLLAGRWLFSREVLEGDTLTEWYQVQPGDLLTRIANTYKVPYEILMEINGIRRAESLQAGQRIKVIRGPFHAVISRKRYTMDLFLQNQYIKTYRVGLGTPGHETPRGLWRVKPNDKMIQPPWTDPDTGRRYVATDPDYPLGSRWIGLEGLEGEAKGRTGFAIHGTKEPETIGTQSSRGCIRLHNGDVIEVYNLLFAGQSLVRVED